DNA from Fusarium musae strain F31 chromosome 7, whole genome shotgun sequence:
TAAATTATTCCCTTGTCGCTACGGTTGATAGCTCTTCTGACCAGTTGCAGGACTGCATCGAGTATGCCAACTATGCCAAGCACAACAACGAACCTGTCGATGGCTTCGTTATGCAAGGTCCGGTATCGGATCGTGAGACGCTTGATTTGATCTTCCCGGACCCTCAGCCGAGTCTTGATCTCGCCGCAAAGATGATTTCTGAGGGTAAAGGCGGTGATTGTATGCCTTTTGACATGATTCCGGCTGTTCTGGGAGCTCCCATTTCGGCGTATCGGTTCCAGTCCTTGGCGAGCAAAGGGTGCGTTCAATGGTGTCCAGCTATGAGGATAATATGAACTAACTGATGCACAGCGGCGACGATGACTACTTTTCATCAGACTTGCCCGATGATGTCGTTGAAAGGAACTGGTCTCGGTTCAACAAGCCAGTGCTGGTTCTCCATTCTGCTGAGGACGAGTTCGTCCCAGAGCGCATCGACCAGGCTGCGAGCAACAAAAAGTATAAGGCGTTGAACCCGGCCGTCAGTCGGTTATCGGGGCTGATTCCTGGCGCAAGCCACACCGTTGATCAACCCCCAGCGCAGGAGTGGCTTTCCAAGACGGTTATCGAGTGGTTGAAAACCGAAGTCACTTCTTGTGCTTGATTGAGATTGCTTGTCAAGACGTGTTGACAGTCACGTTAATTAGAGGGAACACACTGAGGACTACGAGTTGTGCAAGCAATTGACGTGCTTATGATCTATTAAGATGATACATAGAAAGCATTAGGTATAGCAATGAGTCAGTCACGCGAGCGACCTACCAAAATGATACTCAAACTCTATGCTACAGGGTAAGACGACATTGGCTGGGAAGTGAGTGATATCACCTAAAGTCCGCAGACTATCTCCATTTGCACATCAGTAAGCAACCCCACCGAGCAGCTTGAGCCTGGTCTAGTGCTCAGGATCGCATTGTTAGTGCATGTTTGGGTGTTCGCGTATGCTGGGTTTGCAGCAAAATTTCTGGGGACCAGCTTACCAACCACGACAAGGGACTGGGCCTGTCAATTCGACGAGATTCTGCCTGCCGGAAGTCGCCCAGAAATCGAGgaccttttttctcttttcaacCTCTCCTTTCAAATCTCTCTCGCCTGAGGTGACCGGATTCGGGTTTGGACTTGTTTTGTCCGTTCTGAGACTGTCTCTGTCTTGTCTCCCGAACCGTTTCCGATCACTGCTCCGGTTCACGGCACTCGCTCTGACGTACTAACTAACATTGAGCTTCCCGAGCTAAGGTTCCAAAATCTTATCCCGtcacccatcatcatcaccaaggacGCGCCATCGCCTCTGTCGCCTACGAAAACATCCAACTCGTCCCTCTAGCATGAAGTGACTGTTGCGCGAAACCTTTTCGATACCTCGAActccttgagaagcaacCACTGCAACAATGGCTCTCTACAACGAGCAACAGGTTCTCTTCGAGACAGGCTCGTTCACCGGCTTCCGCCCGCTGCGAGAGCTTGGTGCCAACTATCTCACTACCGGCCCCTTCAAGCAACCTCTGTGTGGGAATTCGGAAGGATGGGGGCCCCTGAGTCCTCATCGTTATGATTTCACACCTTGCTTTATCGACGTCTGGATCTCTGCTGTGTCTGTCTTTGGTCTTCTGTTTGGATCGTTCGCTGTCTGGTGGCTGCTCGCtaagaagcagaaacaagagGGACAGACCAAGAATGCGCACTTCTACATCAAGCAGGTAAACTCTTCTGCACCTTTTTCTACTAATAATCTGTTCAATTGAGCTGACTTGTTGTCTCAGTCCCTCCtcgccgtcatcatcgtcgacgtCATTGCTCAGCTTGTCGTTCAAATCGTCTATATGCCCCATATCTGGTATGGCGATTTCCGAGTCTTGacaaccttcttgaccatTCTGTCACTATTCGTCGTTTTCGCTATTCAATGGATCGAGCATTCGCGCATTCGATATCCCAGCGGCGTCGCCCTGTTCTActggctcttcctcctcatatCCTTCGGCGTCAAGCTCCGATCTCTTATCTCGCAGCAAATCTACAACTCCAACCTACCCTACTTCATTATTTACTGCGTCGGAGTTGGACTGTCTTTTGTAGAGTTCCTTGTGGAGTGGCTATGGCCCCGAACTTCTCGCCCAAGTGGATAtgaagccatcgaggaggaggaggaatgtCCCGTTGAATATGCCAACGCATTTTCTCAGCTCGCCTTCTCCTGGATGACACCAATGATGCAATATGGCTACAAAGTGTATTTGACCGAAGAGGACCTCTGGGCTCTGGCCAAGGATGATCAGACCAAGAACACTGGCTCTCGCTTTGACCAAGCTTGGCAATATGAGTTGGAACACCATAAGAGTCCTTCGCTGTGGAGAGTTTTGTTCAAGGCATATGGCGGTCCTTATTGTGTTGCAGCTATCTTCAAGGTTGCAAATGATGTCGCCCAATACATTCAGCCCCAGCTCCTTCGGCTTCTCATCTCCTTTGTGAAGTCGTACGAGGAAGACAATACTCCTCAGCCTATAATCAAGGGCGCTGCCATCGCTTTGGCTATGTTCGCGTGTGCGGTCCTGCAAACCACCATGGTTCACCAGTACTTCCAGCTTGCCTTTGTGACGGGAATGCGTATCAAGGGTGGTCTGTCTTCAGCCATCTACCGCAAGTCCCTGCGCCTGTCAAGCGAGGGCAGAGCTTCAAAGAGCACCGGTGACATTGTCAACTACATGGCGGTTGATGGCCAACGTCTACAGGATCTTACCCAGTTCGCTCAGCAAATTTGGTCTGCGCCATTCCAGATTATCATCTGCATGGTTTCCCTCTATAATCTGCTAGGCTGGTCTATGATGGCGGGTGTTGCGGTCATGATTATTATGATGCCAATTCAAGGATTTGTCGCTCGCATTATGAAAAACATGCAAAAGGagcagatgaagaacaaggacgCCAGAAGTCGTTTGATCAATGAGATCATCAACAATATGAAGAGCATCAAGTTGTATGCTTGGGGCTCTGCCTTTATGAACAAACTCAATTTCGTCCGAAACGAAAAGGAACTGAAGAACTTGCGAAAGATTGGTGCCACTCAGGCCTTTGCCAACTTCAC
Protein-coding regions in this window:
- a CDS encoding hypothetical protein (EggNog:ENOG41); the protein is MSPSGPFQVTVHPFESKCRSSAAYEIGLTSAPNAIVFIGGLTDGPHTVPYTRLLAQRLEEAKDLGFSVIEFRMRSSFSGFGTSSLPNDVEDISALVKYLRGIGKEKIVLFGSSTGCQDCIEYANYAKHNNEPVDGFVMQGPVSDRETLDLIFPDPQPSLDLAAKMISEGKGGDCMPFDMIPAVLGAPISAYRFQSLASKGGDDDYFSSDLPDDVVERNWSRFNKPVLVLHSAEDEFVPERIDQAASNKKYKALNPAVSRLSGLIPGASHTVDQPPAQEWLSKTVIEWLKTEVTSCA